The Stieleria maiorica genome includes the window CACCCATTGTAGCCCCCTCGCAAATAGGAATCATCGGCGGTCCATCATTGCTTCGGTCCTGATCCGCAAAAGCCTCCGAATCGGCTATTCTGTGATCGCCTTGGGCTGCATGGTGGGAGTCGGGCTCTTGATCGCAATCGCTGTTTGTAAATGAGTTCATCAAAGGAGATCGCTAATGGACCAGAAGATCGTCAAGAAGCTTGAACGCGATTTTCAGAAGGCAATCGCTCAAGTCATCATGGAGATGGGTTTGAAGCGATTGCCGCTTCTCCCAAGTCACCAGACCATGCACCTGATGGCGAAAGCTGCGGTCACGGTCTACGAAACCGCCGTGGAAAATAGCAGGCGAGACGATTGACCGCGGTGTACTGACCTGGTTAGGACCGACCGCTTGAGCCAGAGGCCATTTCCCGAGAATCATCCGGCAATGCCTTGTTTCTGTCTATCCGAACAACAACGGATTTTTGAAGTGAAGAGCATTCTCGATAACCCCGCGATCAGCGGATGCTACCTCTTTCCACAGACGCGGTGTGTTGAGGATCCGTTTCGCGTCAAAATCGATCAGATAGAACTGGCCTGCTACAGGAGGATCATTGATGCCGATGGGTTCACGATGATTCACTTCCACGGCAACGGCGAGGCGGTTGCCGACTACGTCCCCTTCATGGCGGACGTGTTTGCAGATATGGGCCTGAATTCTTTGTTCGTTGAATATCGCGATTACGGTGGCTCGACTGGCGAGGCCCAACTCGTTGCGATGCTCGGTGACGGCGAGGCGGCCATGGATGCCGCTGAGGTTGCCCCAGAAAAGGCAATCGTCTTCGGACGGTCCATTGGATCGCTCTACGCCATCGATCTAGCTCATCGCCAGCCAAGCATCGCTGGCCTGATCATCGAGAGCGGCATCGCCGATCCCTTGGAGCGATTCTTGACCTATACCGACCTGGAGGCGGCGGGGTTGGACGAAGCGGATGTCCAGGCGGACGTCAAACGCTACTTCAATCACAACAAGAAGCTTGCCGGATACACGAAACCGCTTTTGACGCTGCACTGCGAAAATGACGGTCTGATTGACATCTCCCACGCCGAGCGCAATCACCAATGGGCCGGTTCCCGACAGAAGCAACTTGTGCGATTTCCGTATGGGAATCACAACACGATTTTTCGGGCGAACGAGATTGAATACGTCGATGTCGTTGGCCGTTTCGTCAGGGCACTGCAACGATGAAGTGCAACTATCGACAGACGCATCGGGCGCCGCTCTGTCTGCTCGTTTACGTGATCGCGGTCGTGTTTCTTGGATTGGGTTTGGTTTTGCGCGGAGAGCCGGTGATTCAGTGAGTTTTCCCTGCCGTTGGCGTGCTGATGTTCATCCTTGCGGCCTCATTCCATCATCTCACGGTCAAAGACGAAGGAGACCGACTGTCGATCCGTTTCGGGCCAATGCCTTTGTTTCGACGATCCACGGCGAGCAGTTGCTTATCGGAGCGATGTCGGCCGGTCGACATTTTGGACTTGCTGATCATGTGAGTTACGTGAACAGCTGATGCAAATACGCAAGTGCGTGGCAAAAAGAAAATTTGCCGTTTGTCGACTTGGCTGGTTGGCCGAGTCTCGTTTGGAATGGGGGCCGGCCAATTGGGAGAAGCCGGCTGGCGGTGTGAAATCGACTCTCGTGATCGGTAGCGGGAACTGCCCCGGCTAATCGACGGACCATTGTGCGTGACGCGGGATCTGCCCGGCGGTGGTACTCCCGTTATCGGCCGGCGACAGCATGTCGCTTTGTTTGGAATTAGCTCGGCGGCCGTGGTGGATCGGGTACGTGCGACGCACGGATCCGCGAAAAATTTGCCGAGCGACTTCTGGGAATTCACTCAAATCCAAACAACTTCGCGGCATTCCCGCCGAGAATTGCCATACGATCCGTTTCCGGTAGGTGGGCGATGAACGATTCGGCTCGGTCGAATGCCGCTCGGTAGGACTCAGGCGTGGCGTCCGCACTGAAACCGCCACCGTAAATCACTCGCTCAGCGCCAAATTCGCTGACCAATCTCTTGATGACCGGCGCGATGTCGCGATGCGGGTATTTCGTTTGTAAAGGAATCGACGAGAGCTTGATCACCGTGTTGTGGAATCGCGACCACCGGACGATGACTTCATGCTCCTCCGGAACGCCCTGAAATGGTCGACCGAGGTGATCGATGACGACGCGAGTCTGGGAAAACTCCTTGATCAGCGGCTCGAACCCACGGGCGTAGCGAGGCTCAAAGTGAAGTTGAATGGCCAGGCCAAGGTCGCTCGCGGTTTTCCACAAATCACGCAGTTCCGATTTGCCAAACGGTGGCAATCGATCCGGAGCGTAGGCATGAACACGCGTGGCAACGATAGGAGCACGCTTGACCAAATCCGGCAACTTGGCGACAGAGCCGGGCCGGTCGGAAAAAAAGAGGCAAGTTCCCTTGAGGCGAGTGCCGCCGACCTCAAGGCAATGCTCTAGGTACCGATGGTCATCTTGATAGGGTTCCGGGTGAACCACGACTGCGAAGTCCACGCCGGCGCCGTCCATACATTCCATCAGATGTTGGGGTGTCGCGGGGGTGTCGGGACGATAGGGAGCTCGATCGTGATAGCGGAAACGCGGGTCGTTGGCACCGGCGAAACAGTGGAGGTGTGTGTCGACTCGTGGTACGCGTTTGTTGATTTCGTTTGCCAATCCAGTGGCGAGGAACGTAGGAGCGGCAGCTCCAGCGACAAGTAATCTTCGGCGGGACAAATTTGTGGTCATTCTTCTTCTCATTTGGCCTTCGCCAGCACCACCGGGGGACCGACAAAATCGGAATGAAAACGAGTTTCCAATGTTGTCGGTCACTTCAACTGGAGAAGAACGACGCTGTGGCCGTCCAACGTCAGATCGAAGTGCATTCGGCCTGAGCGATCAAGGGTCGGTTTGGGCATTGGGTCAAGGGGCTGAAGCTTGCTCATTTCTTCGTATTTTGCTCGGTTTGCTGCCATGACCTTGATCGCGATTGCATAAGGATTCGCTTCATCCCGGACTTCGGCCCGGGCCTGCTCCATATCGGCACTGCGCTCGCCCATGAATCCCGAGTGATCCCCATCGAGCACATCGGCGCGGGTGACGGCCCAATTCTTATTCGGCAGTGAGTCGCCGCCGAGCGTAAGACGGACGGGCAGTTTCT containing:
- a CDS encoding alpha/beta hydrolase — protein: MKSILDNPAISGCYLFPQTRCVEDPFRVKIDQIELACYRRIIDADGFTMIHFHGNGEAVADYVPFMADVFADMGLNSLFVEYRDYGGSTGEAQLVAMLGDGEAAMDAAEVAPEKAIVFGRSIGSLYAIDLAHRQPSIAGLIIESGIADPLERFLTYTDLEAAGLDEADVQADVKRYFNHNKKLAGYTKPLLTLHCENDGLIDISHAERNHQWAGSRQKQLVRFPYGNHNTIFRANEIEYVDVVGRFVRALQR
- a CDS encoding amidohydrolase family protein, translated to MANEINKRVPRVDTHLHCFAGANDPRFRYHDRAPYRPDTPATPQHLMECMDGAGVDFAVVVHPEPYQDDHRYLEHCLEVGGTRLKGTCLFFSDRPGSVAKLPDLVKRAPIVATRVHAYAPDRLPPFGKSELRDLWKTASDLGLAIQLHFEPRYARGFEPLIKEFSQTRVVIDHLGRPFQGVPEEHEVIVRWSRFHNTVIKLSSIPLQTKYPHRDIAPVIKRLVSEFGAERVIYGGGFSADATPESYRAAFDRAESFIAHLPETDRMAILGGNAAKLFGFE